The sequence CGCACGGTGAACAAACTCAAACCCTACGCGGCCACGAGAGTACCGTGCGTGCGGTTGCCGTCAGTCCTGATGGAACACTGGTTGCTAGCGGAAGCGATGACGAAACAGTCCGAATCTGGACCACTACCGACTGGCAGTCTGTACAGATCATCCGTCAGCCCGGTACTCCCATCGAGAGTCTCTGCTTCAGTCCTGACGGTCGTTATCTGGCGGTTGGCGGTTGGGGAACGGCGGTTACACTGTACGAGATCCGAAAAGGGAAGATCGAGCCAATTGGCCTGTTTAACTGCCCTTTTGTTCATTCGCTGACCTTCTCACCAGATAGCTCATTGCTGGCAGCCGGTTGTTACGATGGCGCTATCTATCTCTGGCAGACGGCGACGCATCAGCAGTTGAAACCAATTGAGGGGTTTAATACCTTCATCTACAGTGTTGCCTTCAATACTGCCGGTACCATCATCACCGCCTGTAGCGGCACTACTATTCGCCTCTGGCGAGTGAAAGATTTTCTCCCACTGGAGACATTGCAAGGCCACACTGCACCGGTGCGCGGTTTGGCGTGTAGTCCACGTATCCCACTGCTGGCTTCAGGAAGTGAAGATCGGAGTGCCCGCTTTTGGCTGATAGATCAGTACCAGCCACTACCACTTATTCTCGAACACAGCTCTGGCGTCAGTTGCCTGAGATTCAGCCCCGATGGTCAACTCCTGGCTACCGGTACCCACGATGGCCGCATTTACCTCTGGCAAGCGCCGGTCGAGAGTCAGATTTAGCGTCCTCATACCTTGATTTCCAATGCAACGTGATATGAGCAGGCATAACCCTTAACTCCCCCCCGTCCCTTCCTTTCCGCTCCCACATAGGGAAAGGAAGGCCAGTGAAGATCGCCCCTGATCAGATCGGTGTCTATCTGCAAGCGTCATTTCTCACAATTCGAGACCATGTTCGGACACCGACAGGCATCATAGACCATTCGACAATCGCAGGGGTAAGACAATACCCTACTCCGAGCGATGCCTTGCCCTCTTGCATCGACAGATTTCATCTATGGGAATACGACAACGAGGTATTCAGATAGTGCAATCGCGGAGAGACGACGTGTACATTGCCCCTCCACAACGCAATAGGAGCATGGCATGAAACTGAGCAAAAACTCAGATTTTTGTTCACGTTCCCACACCTCACCGTACCCGCTCAACCAGAGCAATGATCCGCTCAGCTCGTCGGCCATACGTGTGTTCGGCAGCCACTTTCTGCCGTGCAGCCATCAGCGCCGGGTCGCATTCGTTCAGAGCTGCGGTCAATGCCGCCTGTAAACCAGCCAGATCACGCCGTGGAAAACTATAGGCGAGCTGCGGTGGCACAATCTCGTGTAATGCTGGAATCGCCGGTATGACAATCGGCAGGCCCAATGCCAGATATTCAAACAATTTCAACGGTGAGGCTGTGACATCGGTAACTGTATCGGGAATGACCAGGACATCGGCGGCGCCTAAACAGCGTACAACCTCGGCCTGCGGTCGTGGCGACAATACGTAGAGATCGGCTGGCGTTGTCGTGGTCTCGGCAACCCGTAATCCTTCACTGACCGCGTGCGCAATGAGGGCTGCTCGCTCACCAGGTCGGCCACCGAGGATCAGGCCACACAATGTCGGATGGGTTGCCTTGAGTGCCCGCAGGGCGCTGAGGAGACCCTCAAGCCAGCGATGAGCAAAGGTCATACCCGCGTATGCAATGATCGGTATAGTCGGCGACAAACCAAGCTCGGCACGACACTGAGCACGATCTTGCGGTGTAAATATTCGTTCATCGTAAGCATCTGGAATAACCGCAACATCTGCCGGATCACGCCAACCGAGTCGGGCCAGCAGGTATCGAAAATCGTTCGTCAGTGATGCAACTGCGGTTGCCCGGCACAGTGCGGTACGGTCAATCAAATCGAGTAATCCGCGCGCCCAGCGCTCTTTCGCCCGTGATGGATTCCGTGACTCAAAATCGTGGGCTTCGTAAATCACCGGTATCCCTAACCGCGGGCCGAAGACAGCAGCCCACCATGCCGCAATAATCGGCTGACGAATATAGACAGCTTCGACCTGATGGCGTTGTGGTGCGACCCGCATCGCGGTCATCGCTGCAAAGACCGAGTGCTCCAGGTAGTACAACAACGTACTCTTGTAGAAGCGTGAGAGCTTGCCGATGGCCGGTCGTGGCAAATGCACGACATTCAATTCGCTGAAGCGACTCGGTTCCAAACCCCAACGCGGAATCAACGCTAGCGTATCCGGTCGGCGAGCCATCAGCTCGCGGAGCGTGGTAAACGTTTGCAGGGCATTGGCCGACTGCAAATTCAAACTGGTGGGATATGCAATATAGACGATCATCTTAGCGCGCAACCTCAAGCCGCGACAACAAACGATCAAGCTCAGCTAATGTCGATGCCAGACCGGCTGGGGCAGGATGCAACAAACCGCCGGTCACCAACGCAGCCCGCACAAGCTGAGGATCATCACCGGCCATCTGTAAATTACGGAGGTCTTGTCTAATCCGTTCATCGCTAATGGTAATGCCATGACGAGCCATCATTGCCCGGTAATAGGGATAGTGTTCACACAACTGCCGGGCCACACTTTCAAAACCATGACGCGCAATCGTCATCCGAGTCTGGAAACGCATTGTATTTTCGGCAAACATGATCCGGTCGCGGCGCGACGGTTCGATCAGAATAATATCTACCTCGGGATGGCGACGACGCACCTGTTTGATATGATAGTGCAAACCGGCGTGAATAAACGTGCGAAAGACTTGATTACCAATCCGCTGAATTCCCTGTTCACTGATTGAGTTACCCGGTGCATGGCGGCGATTATCAAACGGTACCATTGGATTGATACAGACAATCAGGTCAGCACCACGCTCAATTGCCACATCAAGACTGGCTGTCCCCCGCAGGCCACCATCGATGTAATCACGCTCTCCAATCCGCACGGGCCGATAAAAGATCGGAATAGCGGCCGACGCGCAAACTGCCAGCGAGATCGGTACATTCTCGAGTGGCGGTAAGCCAAAGACGGCCCGTTCTCCAGAATCGAGATCGGTTGCGATGATCAACAACTCACGATCCAAATCGGCAAAACAGTTTGAACGACCGGGTTGTTCAAAGGCAATCCGCAAGTACTGTTCGAGCGCCCGCGAGTCGTAGATACCGGTAGGTAAGCCAACAGCCAGCGTCTCGATCAAATCAAGGAGTGATGCTTCCCCGCCTTCACAGACCCAGCGCTGTAACATTTGAACCAGCGCCCCAGGCAAGTGCGTCAATCGACGGAGCATATCAACCACATTCAACTGATACAGGTGATGTGGTTCAAGCTGATCAATACCAAGCAACGAGCTTTCAAGGACACTGATCAATGTACGCGGTGACATATTGTTGGCCAGGCAGGCGTTTACCAAAGCCCCGGCGCTTGTCCCTACGTAAATATCAAACTCATTGACCGACAGATGTTCAAGCACCTGATCAATGGCACAGAGTGCACCAATTTCGTAAGCGGCACCAGCGACACCCCCACCGGCAAGAACCAGAGCTGTCTTGCTACGCTGCATAATCAGCCTCTTTGCGATAACATGTACCAGCGAGCTGTGGATCGTGAGATGTTGCGGTCAGACACAAGAAACTATCGTTGCTACGGTACGAGTAGTTTTGGCCCTTGCGGGGCGATCTGGTGATGGTTGACAGCCTGACAGAAGCAACCCTCCATCTCCAGATGTTGAACGATCGCGTTAGAAACACCAACTGCGAGCCGGTCATTATCGATTCGCTTGCAGATGTTCAACGACGACGCAGTAATTGCTCAACGGTACTTGCCAGCGCATCTATCTGGGCATGGAGCCGTTCAACATCATTGCGCGTCGGCACATTTGCAATACGATCAGCAAGTTGATGACGAGCGTCGTCAGCAAACTCTTTGCGTAATAACAGTTTGCGCCAGCGATCAGCCTCTTCGGGGGAAAGTTCACCCTTGTCAACCAAAATATCGATACGCCGTCCAATTTCAGCTTCAATCAAGTCGTCACCGCCAAGCGAACTAAACAGCACCCGGCGCAAGTTGGAAATCGTATCTCCCCCAACCTGGATCAGGTCGGTCAGCAAATTGGTTGGCAACGGTGATCTGCGTCCACGAGCCTGCAACACAACCTGCGCCAGAATATTCGCAGTAATATCATCACCGGTTTCGTTATCAAGCACCTGGACCGTTTCGCCCTCTTGGATGAGGCGAGCAATGCCGTCAAGCGTAATGTAACGTTTCTGATTGGTATGATAAAGTTTCCGATTTGCGTACTTCTTAATCAGGTGCATAGCCATTGCCACCTTGTACCGGGTGCTGGTATGATGCGTGCGCAGTGATGTTCCCAGCAACAATCATTTGGTAAGAACACGAAAAGCTAACAATCTCAGCAGCAATTATAACACGCTGCGCCAAAATACCGACAACAACGATCAATCTGACGAAGCACCACGTCAATCTTAGGGAAGGGTGATTTAGGGGAGGGTGAGGGGCCTAGATGCACGGCGTCGCAATATGCTGTAGAAGATTATCAGGCACCGGCCTGAACTGGGTTTTACCCGATCACATCAGGACACGGAGCAGAGAACCGCGTTCCAGGGTCACAGGCGTCTATTCCTGACACACCCTAAGAGCGTGATCAAAAACCTGGATTTCTCATAAGGCTCGTACCGTGTATCTGCGACCATTGCGTTCGGGGGCCAACGTTCTATTCCGCCATCCGCCGTATGTTCCTTCTGCCGAGCGGGCAGCGCCAGGCGCTGCGCTTAACGGGTTGGGTGAACGAACTTCACCTCGTCCCCTCACGTTTCCCCCTTCCGCTCCCCGTGGAGGAACGGAAGGGGGCCAAGGGGAAGGTGAGGGGCATTATCCCCCCTTTCGCTCCCCGTGGAGGAGCGGAATGGGGCTAAGGGGAAGGTGAGGGGGCACCATCCCCCCTTTCGCTCCCCGTGGAGGAGCGGAATGGGGCTAAGGGGGAGGTGAGGGGGCACCATCCCCCCTTCCTCTCCCGCACTGCGGGAGAGGAAGGGGGTTGGGGGGAAGGTGAGGGCCATCAGGCGTGCGCCGCAGCACTGGCC comes from Chloroflexus sp. Y-396-1 and encodes:
- a CDS encoding polyhydroxyalkanoate synthesis regulator DNA-binding domain-containing protein; its protein translation is MHLIKKYANRKLYHTNQKRYITLDGIARLIQEGETVQVLDNETGDDITANILAQVVLQARGRRSPLPTNLLTDLIQVGGDTISNLRRVLFSSLGGDDLIEAEIGRRIDILVDKGELSPEEADRWRKLLLRKEFADDARHQLADRIANVPTRNDVERLHAQIDALASTVEQLLRRR
- a CDS encoding glycosyltransferase, translated to MIVYIAYPTSLNLQSANALQTFTTLRELMARRPDTLALIPRWGLEPSRFSELNVVHLPRPAIGKLSRFYKSTLLYYLEHSVFAAMTAMRVAPQRHQVEAVYIRQPIIAAWWAAVFGPRLGIPVIYEAHDFESRNPSRAKERWARGLLDLIDRTALCRATAVASLTNDFRYLLARLGWRDPADVAVIPDAYDERIFTPQDRAQCRAELGLSPTIPIIAYAGMTFAHRWLEGLLSALRALKATHPTLCGLILGGRPGERAALIAHAVSEGLRVAETTTTPADLYVLSPRPQAEVVRCLGAADVLVIPDTVTDVTASPLKLFEYLALGLPIVIPAIPALHEIVPPQLAYSFPRRDLAGLQAALTAALNECDPALMAARQKVAAEHTYGRRAERIIALVERVR
- a CDS encoding patatin-like phospholipase family protein, yielding MQRSKTALVLAGGGVAGAAYEIGALCAIDQVLEHLSVNEFDIYVGTSAGALVNACLANNMSPRTLISVLESSLLGIDQLEPHHLYQLNVVDMLRRLTHLPGALVQMLQRWVCEGGEASLLDLIETLAVGLPTGIYDSRALEQYLRIAFEQPGRSNCFADLDRELLIIATDLDSGERAVFGLPPLENVPISLAVCASAAIPIFYRPVRIGERDYIDGGLRGTASLDVAIERGADLIVCINPMVPFDNRRHAPGNSISEQGIQRIGNQVFRTFIHAGLHYHIKQVRRRHPEVDIILIEPSRRDRIMFAENTMRFQTRMTIARHGFESVARQLCEHYPYYRAMMARHGITISDERIRQDLRNLQMAGDDPQLVRAALVTGGLLHPAPAGLASTLAELDRLLSRLEVAR